In Acidobacteriota bacterium, a genomic segment contains:
- a CDS encoding HNH endonuclease gives MGSEKRCPTCRIPKPLDEFSPVPSRSDGVDWQCRECGRLKKRDYYRNDPAATYSAVTRQRGATIHEEICPKRLHELRGGTCQYCRVELDYWDEERNKRGFTVDHRVPLSRGGVHSYENCVISCMPCNSSKSDMTEMEWRMSSRPRALTLTI, from the coding sequence ATGGGGAGTGAGAAGCGTTGCCCAACTTGCCGTATCCCGAAGCCCTTGGATGAATTCAGTCCGGTCCCGTCGAGGTCCGATGGGGTGGACTGGCAATGTCGCGAGTGTGGCCGGCTGAAGAAGCGCGACTACTACCGGAATGATCCCGCGGCGACCTACTCGGCTGTGACCAGGCAGCGGGGGGCCACCATCCACGAGGAGATATGCCCCAAGCGGCTCCACGAGTTACGGGGCGGGACGTGCCAGTATTGCCGGGTTGAACTGGACTACTGGGATGAGGAGCGGAACAAGCGGGGATTCACGGTCGACCACCGCGTCCCATTATCTCGTGGTGGGGTCCATTCCTACGAGAACTGCGTGATTTCTTGCATGCCGTGCAACTCGTCCAAGTCCGACATGACCGAGATGGAGTGGCGGATGTCCAGCCGACCGAGGGCGTTGACCCTAACTATTTGA
- a CDS encoding helix-turn-helix domain-containing protein, giving the protein MEYPTVESLARWRHRLAVSQSVLARALDVKQSTLSRWESEALSPSKIELRAWRNVLEVLEDCRDGE; this is encoded by the coding sequence TTGGAGTATCCCACGGTCGAATCGTTAGCCCGCTGGCGGCATCGCCTGGCGGTATCTCAGTCCGTTCTAGCCCGCGCCCTGGACGTGAAACAGTCGACGCTGAGCCGCTGGGAGTCGGAGGCACTATCCCCCAGCAAGATCGAGCTGCGAGCGTGGAGGAACGTGCTGGAGGTGCTGGAGGACTGCCGCGATGGGGAGTGA